From a single Kwoniella shandongensis chromosome 9, complete sequence genomic region:
- a CDS encoding Fe-S cluster assembly protein DRE2 — protein sequence MVNANVFNHASGSTTTTTQVVLGSMQRAEEYQTLLTELKGVAGAGKVQGEMVDRILDNATTLPSPPLTLHLVLPLPLPEKLLPTIPPSTQLFIHLPQHTESELKSLHASLAQQAFTPLLPTPSTSILAYTSASASSLPTVPSVPSPAPAAVSLSLGGARPLTLKRSGDKARKAALWAIDSPLLPDGGKSLLTPEDHARPECIFPASDGKPVKRRRACKDCTCGLKELEEEEESKSSAAVKEAQRAFFLEGDDDIPETLKTATEGMEGIWPTEKRAEAKKTSSCGSCYLGDAFRCTSCPYLGLPPFKPGEQVTLSLGDDI from the exons ATGGTCAACGCCAATGTGTTTAACCATGCCTCTGGctccactaccaccactacTCAGGTAGTCCTGGGCTCGATGCAACGTGCGGAGGAATACCAAACTCTTTTGACCGAGTTGAAAGGCGTTGCTGGAGCTGGTAAAGTTCAAGGAGAGATGGTCGATCGTATCTTGGACAATG CTACAACACTCCCATCACCGCCTCTCACactccatctcgtccttcctttGCCCCTCCCCGAGAAACTCTTACCTACCATCCCACCATCCACTCAATTGTTCATTCACCTCCCTCAACACACCGAGTCTGAACTGAAGTCACTTCACGCTTCGCTTGCTCAGCAAGCATTCACCCCGCTTCTTCCAACACCTTCGACCTCGATCCTCGCCTACACCTCGGCCTCAgcttcttctctgccaacAGTCCcatctgttccttctcctgccCCGGCTGCTGTCTCGCTTTCGCTGGGTGGAGCTcgacctctcactctcaaaCGATCAGGCGACAAAGCTCGTAAAGCCGCTTTATGGGCGATCGATTCCCCCCTCCTTCCTGACGGCGGGAAATCACTCCTCACACCTGAAGATCACGCTCGACCCGAATGTATCTTCCCAGCCTCGGACGGTAAACCCGTCAAGCGACGACGAGCATGCAAGGACTGTACTTGTGGATtgaaggaattggaggaggaggaagagtcgaAATCTTCGGCGGCGGTCAAAGAAGCTCAGAGGGCTTTCTTCTTAGAAGGCGACGATGATATTCCAGAGACCTTGAAGACAGCGACAGAGGGTATGGAAGGGATCTGGCCGACTGAGAAAAGAGCAGAGGCAAAGAAGACGAGCAGTTGCGGAAGCTGTTATCTCGGAGACGCATTCCGATGTACCAGTTGTCCTTACCTTG GTCTTCCACCATTCAAGCCAGGAGAGCAGGTCACCCTTTCTCTCGGCGATGACATTTAG
- a CDS encoding mitochondrial 37S ribosomal protein mS35 has translation MALPTPTRALRALPSSSSARASRTFTTSAVAFIGKSRSDAGAGGSDTRARPWSVMHTPKFGFDDATSLGWMRMFRIQEGEGLVRKIEEDRAALRAANKTQFKPPTSSIRLTSTIDLSSPSSKFHTKSVLLVPVSSLPLSNEQAVHRFKLIAGPRWSPGRPGREEFLPTEEKDGEGKEGWVKISEERFSNGAQNRRSVSDILDRLVEAANDPNSPLPADTPLDTRHLLARHRKKRSRQNPFAWSAQQTLLPRHQVVGGVRGFPAEWLAEEVRGKAVAAGGSKEVKKEIA, from the exons ATGGCTCTCCCTACACCCACACGCGCTCTTCGCGCTCTTCCGTCATCCAGCTCCGCTCGAGCTTCACGAACATTCACTACTTCCGCCGTCGCTTTCATTGGTAAATCCCGATCTGATGCAGGTGCTGGCGGTTCAGACACGAGAGCGAGACCGTGGTCCGTTATGCATACTCCCAAATTCGGTTTCGACGATGCTACCAGTTTAggatggatgaggatgttcAGGATccaggaaggggaggggcTGGTGAGGAAGATAGAAGAGGATAGAGCGGCTCTGcggg CTGCGAACAAGACCCAATTCAAACCACCTACATCCTCAATCCGACTCACATCCACTATCGACCTGTCCTCCCCCTCGTCCAAATTCCACACCAAatccgtcctcctcgtccccgTCTCTTCCTTACCTCTATCGAACGAACAAGCTGTCCACCGATTCAAACTCATCGCAGGACCTAGATGGTCACCCGGAAGACctgggagggaagagttcCTCCCTactgaggagaaggacggagaggggaaagagggtTGGGTGAAGATTTCAGAAGAGAGGTTTAGCAATGGCGCGCAGAACAGGAGATCGGTCTCAGATATACTGGACAGGTTGGTCGAGGCTGCAAAT GACCCAAACTCTCCTTTACCCGCCGACACGCCCCTCGACACCCGtcatctcctcgctcgacACAGGAAGAAGCGATCTCGACAAAATCCCTTTGCTTGGTCCGCACAACAGACTTTACTCCCTCGACATCAGGTGGTGGGCGGGGTGAGAGGTTTCCCAGCCGAGTGGTTGGCAGAGGAAGTAAGGGGGAAGGCTGTGGCTGCCGGAGGGTcgaaagaggtgaagaaggagatcgcATGA
- a CDS encoding mitochondrial 54S ribosomal protein bL31m — protein MSQSLLRSISTSPSSSLIRPTSQQIRTKTSTASPSSLWLSRTHLQPQPSIPPPVPPKYPMRVVLSDGSSFTAYTTAPTPSTKKLTRDVLNNPLWAPASERRGLGEGEEGRVGRFRKRFEGLGLDGTPAPAANAGAGANEQGGETKEGAFEENDLDWMSEGAQEEKISEKQRNPVKAAKKGGKKK, from the coding sequence ATGTCGCAATCTCTCTTACGTTCGATCtccacatccccttcctcatctctcatccGACCAACATCCCAACAAATCCGAACCAAAACATCCACcgcctccccctcttccttATGGCTCTCCCGAACTCAtctccaacctcaaccttctATCCCTCCGCCTGTCCCCCCAAAATACCCAATGCGAGTCGTCCTTTCCGACGGATCATCTTTCACCGCCTACACGACCGCCCCAACACCTTCCACCAAGAAATTGACAAGAGACGTATTGAATAACCCTCTCTGGGCACCTGCTTCTGAACGAAGAGGTTtgggcgaaggtgaagaaggtcgtgTTGGTAGATTTAGAAAGAGGTTCGAAGGTCTCGGTTTGGACGGTacccctgctcctgcagcCAATGCCGGTGCTGGTGCGAACGAACAGGGTGGGGAGACGAAGGAAGGTGCATTCGAAGAGAATGATCTCGATTGGATGTCAGAAGGTGCGCAGGAGGAGAAAATCAGTGAGAAACAGAGGAATCCAGTCAAGGCTGCtaagaaaggtggaaagaagaagtaA